A window of the Henckelia pumila isolate YLH828 chromosome 3, ASM3356847v2, whole genome shotgun sequence genome harbors these coding sequences:
- the LOC140893461 gene encoding protein ALUMINUM SENSITIVE 3-like codes for MDWEWLAEFFKGMIKPVVALSIVAMAVVLSYFQRLGIEFEISYSFFRAFIQLSVIGFVLQFIFNQNNAVWILLVYLFMVSVAAYTAGQRAKHVPRGMYVAGASILAGTTITMLLLVILRVFPFTPRYFIPVSGMMVGNSMTVIGVAMKKLRDDIKMQLNLVETALALGATPRQATLQQVKRSLILALSPVLDNAKTLGLITLPGAMTGLIMGGASPLEAIQLQIVVTNMLIGASTVGSIVSMYLCWPSFFTKSYQLQTKVFVSD; via the exons ATGGACTGGGAATGGCTGGCGGAGTTCTTCAAGGGTATGATCAAGCCCGTGGTGGCTCTATCAATCGTCGCTATGGCCGTGGTCTTGTCGTACTTTCAGAGGCTCGGGATCGAGTTCGAGATATCGTATTCGTTTTTCAGGGCTTTTATTCAGCTTTCTGTCATTGGCTTTGTTCTGCAGTTCATCTTCAACCAGAATAATGCTGTTTGGATCCTTTTGGTGTATCTTTTCATG GTCTCGGTGGCTGCTTACACCGCGGGGCAACGGGCGAAGCATGTGCCGAGAGGGATGTACGTGGCCGGAGCATCGATTCTGGCCGGAACCACAATTACTATGTTGTTGCTCGTGATTTTGCGAGTCTTCCCGTTCACCCCACGGTACTTCATCCCGGTTTCCGGAATGATGGTTGGCAATTCAATGACAGTTATCGGTGTTGCCATGAAAAAACTCCGGGATGATATCAAGATGCAATTGAACTTG GTAGAGACGGCCCTGGCGCTCGGGGCGACTCCTCGTCAGGCGACGCTGCAGCAGGTGAAAAGGTCGCTGATACTTGCACTGTCTCCGGTCCTGGACAATGCGAAAACATTGGGACTGATAACGCTTCCGGGGGCGATGACTGGACTTATAATGGGAGGAGCGTCGCCGCTGGAGGCCATTCAGCTGCAAATTGTGGTGACTAATATGCTTATTGGTGCTTCAACCGTGGGCAGTATTGTGTCCATGTACCTATGCTGGCCTTCCTTCTTCACCAAATCCTACCAGTTacaaacaaaagtgtttgtttcggaCTGA